The following coding sequences are from one Lipingzhangella halophila window:
- a CDS encoding low molecular weight protein-tyrosine-phosphatase — protein MSLPEPRDPSGPYRISVVCLGNICRSPMAEKVLTGELDRAGLSGAVEVASSGTGGWHIGSGMDSRAAALLRAHGYPTDHAARRFDPAHLAEHDLILAMDHANLDDLRRLARERADIGDRLRLFRTFAPDAGPSPEVPDPYYGGEHGFTTVLDMVHAAAKGLTAELAARYGSAL, from the coding sequence ATGAGCTTGCCGGAACCTCGCGACCCCTCCGGGCCGTACCGCATCAGCGTTGTCTGCCTGGGCAACATCTGCCGCTCGCCTATGGCCGAGAAGGTCCTCACGGGCGAGCTCGACCGCGCCGGGCTCTCTGGCGCGGTCGAGGTGGCGAGCTCGGGCACGGGCGGCTGGCACATCGGCTCCGGCATGGACTCCCGGGCTGCCGCGCTCCTGCGTGCGCACGGCTACCCCACCGACCATGCGGCGCGCCGGTTCGACCCCGCGCACCTCGCCGAGCACGATCTGATTCTGGCGATGGACCACGCCAATCTCGACGACCTGCGCCGTCTCGCACGCGAGCGTGCCGACATCGGCGACCGGCTGCGGTTGTTCCGTACGTTCGCGCCGGACGCCGGCCCGAGCCCAGAGGTGCCGGACCCGTATTACGGCGGCGAACACGGATTCACCACGGTGCTGGACATGGTGCATGCCGCCGCCAAGGGCCTCACCGCGGAACTGGCCGCCCGGTACGGTTCGGCTCTCTAG